Part of the Haloarcula laminariae genome is shown below.
CGCCGTGTGGTACGCGCTATCGCAACTCTCAAACCACTTATACACAACGAGAACCTACTGCTAGTGTGAGCGAAGATTCAGGGCGGCGGAACCTCCGCATGCCAAATAGCGATCAGTTGTTTGCAGTCGTCACCGAACACCTCGGTGGAAACCACGTCCGCCTCCAGTGTGAGGACGGCGAGACCCGCATGGGTCGCATCCCGGGCCGGATGAAGTTCCGGACATGGATCAACGAGGACGACATCGTCCTCGCGGAGCCGTGGGACTGGCAAGACGAGAAGGCCAACGTCGAGTGGCGGTACGACGGTCAGGACGCCGACCAGCTCCGCGCCGAAGGCCACCTCGATTCGCTGACTGCCTGAAGTATTCTTACTGCGGTGGTGTGACGCACGCGATGTCTTTTCGACGAGTGGTACGCCGACCACTGCCGCGTCCGCGCGGGGCGGGTCTGGGGCGCACTCGGGAGAGATATAGACCCTCAATAGGCCACGCCGGCCACCGACGGCGGACACGCGGACTTCCGTTCTTCTAAGATGGATGACTACTGTTCGTTATGGACTACTGCCCTCTTGCGATTAGGTGTGTGACGGACTCACGTCACGTGTGCGCCATGTGGGGTCGGCACAGGGCGACCGCGAGACGAGTCATTTATGTATTCCCCTCCCATCGGATATGATGCGAAGGTCGCCCCGGGCGGCGTGCCCGGGCCGACGGCTCGACGACCCACCTGGGTGGTCGGGCATTCGCTCAGAGCGCACGGCCGCTTCGGCGGCTTCCGCTCGCACCATGAGGATTCCACCCCTGCGGTCCGCCGTCAAGATGGAATCTGATGTGAGCCCACGGACCCATGCAGTAGTCAACACTGGCGTAGGAACCAGTGTGTTTAGCTTCCGACGGAGTGCAACCACTTCCGCCGCTGATGTATATCAGCACATTCCGGTTGATCCTGCCGGAGGCCATTGCTATCGGAGTCCGATTTAGCCATGCTAGTCGCACGAATTCAGATTCGTGGCATATAGCTCAGTAACACGTGGCCAAACTACCCTACAGACCACAATAACCTCGGGAAACTGAGGCCAATGGTGGATACCACTCTCATGCTGGAGTGCAGAGAGTGAGAAACGTTCCGGCGCTGTAGGATGTGGCTGCGGCCGATTAGGTAGACGGTGGGGTAACGGCCCACCGTGCCCGTAATCGGTACAGGTTGTGAGAGCAAGAGCCTGGAGACGGTATCTGAGACAAGATACCGGGCCCTACGGGGCGCAGCAGGCGCGAAACCTTTACACTGCACGAGAGTGCGATAGGGGGACTCCGAGTGCGAGGGCATATAGTCCTCGCTTTTCTGCACCGTAAGGTGGTGCAGGAACAAGTGCTGGGCAAGACCGGTGCCAGCCGCCGCGGTAATACCGGCAGCACGAGTGATGGCCGATATTATTGGGCCTAAAGCGTCCGTAGCTTGCTGTGTAAGTCCATTGGGAAATCGACGCGCTCAACGCGTCGACGTCCGGTGGAAACTACACGGCTTGGGGCCGAGAGACTCGACGGGTACGTCCGGGGTAGGAGTGAAATCCTGTAATCCTGGACGGACCACCAATGGGGAAACCACGTCGAGAGACCGGACCCGACAGTGAGGGACGAAAGCCAGGGTCTCGAACCGGATTAGATACCCGGGTAGTCCTGGCTGTAAACGATGCTCGCTAGGTATGTCACGCGCCATGAGCACGTGATGTGCCGTAGTGAAGACGATAAGCGAGCCGCCTGGGAAGTACGTCCGCAAGGATGAAACTTAAAGGAATTGGCGGGGGAGCACCACAACCGGAGGAGCCTGCGGTTTAATTGGACTCAACGCCGGACATCTCACCGGTCCCGACAGCAGTAACGACGGTCAGTTTGACGAACTTACCCGAGCTGCTGAGAGGAGGTGCATGGCCGCCGTCAGCTCGTACCGTGAGGCGTCCTGTTAAGTCAGGCAACGAGCGAGACCCACACTTCTAGTTGCCAGCGATACCCTTGTGGTAGTCGGGTACACTAGGAGGACTGCCATTGCTAAAATGGAGGAAGGAATGGGCAACGGTAGGTCAGTATGCCCCGAATGGA
Proteins encoded:
- a CDS encoding translation initiation factor eIF-1A — its product is MSEDSGRRNLRMPNSDQLFAVVTEHLGGNHVRLQCEDGETRMGRIPGRMKFRTWINEDDIVLAEPWDWQDEKANVEWRYDGQDADQLRAEGHLDSLTA